The following are encoded in a window of Castanea sativa cultivar Marrone di Chiusa Pesio chromosome 5, ASM4071231v1 genomic DNA:
- the LOC142633350 gene encoding high mobility group B protein 14 encodes MAKKKAKNSPKQKSASSRPPASATAKPPQSSSNHKMVLRVKSSEGMRRPARLTQVSEEDKRPKSVAKTPKTKQKKKIEKFDAKKPKKPPTAFFYFLEDFRKEFQEQNPDVKSMRDIGKACGEKWKTMTYEEKVQYYDIATEKRAEFDRAMIDYIKRKESGEDQETEDSDSEFDE; translated from the exons ATGGCGAAGAAGAAAGCTAAGAACTCGCCCAAACAAAAATCAGCCTCATCTCGGCCTCCTGCTTCTGCAACTGCAAAGCCTCCTCAAAGTTCTTCCAACCA CAAAATGGTATTGAGGGTAAAATCAAGTGAGGGGATGAGGAGGCCGGCAAGGCTGACCCAAGTTAGCGAGGAGGATAAGCGACCCAAGTCAGTAGCAAAGACGCCCAAAACaaagcagaagaagaaaattgagaaatttgatgCCAAGAAGCCAAAGAAACCACCTACTGCTTTCTTTTACTTCTT ggagGATTTTCGTAAGGAATTCCAAGAGCAGAATCCAGATGTCAAGTCAATGCGTGAT ATTGGCAAGGCATGTGGAGAGAAGTGGAAAACAATGACATATGAG GAAAAGGTTCAATATTATGATATAGCTACCGAAAAACGAGCAGAGTTTGATAGAGCCATGATAGATTATATCAAGCGAAAG GAAAGTGGTGAGGATCAAGAAACTGAGGATTCAGATTCAGAGTTTGATGAGTAA